The genomic stretch TCGACGCGTCGCCGGCTGGCGGCGGACCCGCGTCGGGCTCGCTCGCGTCTGGCGGCGGTCGGCGGCCCGCGTCGCGCGTGGGCGCCGCGTCCGGGCCCGCGTCCCGCGCAGGCGGGGCGGCGTCGGAGGGCGCCGGGCCGACCACACCGACGCGGCCGGGGGTCGCGTCGCAGCCGGTCAGCAAGAGCAGCGAGAGGAAGAGGTGGGACGACGAGAACTGCGGTCGCACTCGACAGAGCATGACAGGTTCGGACGCTCCGTGTCATGGCTGACGGATGCGCCACCGGTGGAGCGTGCCGCGCTCCAGGGCCCCGCAGCACGAACGCCACACTGTCCAGGATCTGATCGGCCCCGTGATGGGGCGCGTGGTCGGGCGGTGATCGGCGCCGGCGCGCTGCGATCTCGAGTCCGCAGGCCCGACCGGCCCGTCCCTTGCTCCAGGGGAGGACGTGCCACCTCGTCTCCTCCCGCTTCTGCTCCTCCTCGTCACCGCTCCCGCCTCGGCGCAGACGATCACCAGCCGCTCCTGGTCGGATCCGCGCCCCGGCGTGCGCGTGCTCGAGGGCCGCACCTCCGGACCCACGACGCGCTTCTACGCGACGTTCGTGGATCTCTGCGCGGACTACGTGCACGTCGACGCCACCGCGCGCCCGACGAGCCGGAGGAGCGCGGCGAGCTGGGGCGCGGCGGCCGGCGCGACGGTGGCGACGAACGGCGACTTCTTCCTCTACGACTCGCCGCCGCCCGTCTACGGCCTCGCGGTGGGGGGAGGCGCGGCCTGGCCCGTGGCGCAGACCGGCGAGAGCGCCGCCGCGATGAGCTCCTGGTACCACCGCCGCTATGGCTGGATCGCCTTCGGGGACGGGTGGGTGGAGTTCAACCACACGCGCTGGGTGAAGAACAATCGAAGCCCGAGCGCCGGCTTCCGCCCGGGCACGGTCACGTCCGACATCCCGGCCGGCACGCAGGCGCTCGTCAGCGGCTTCCCCGAGCTCGTCACCGAGGGGACGCGCTACACCTGCGGGAGCCCGACGGCGTCCACTTGTTTTCCGGACCGCGGCGACATGCGTCAGCGCCACCCCCGCACGGCCATGGGGCTGACCGAAGATCGGCAGACCTTCATCCTGCTCGTGGTCGACGGCCGCTCGAGCAGCTCCGCCGGCATGTACGGAACGGAGCTCGCCAGCCTCATGCACCAGCTCGGCGCGTGGCAGGCGTTCAACCTCGACGGCGGCGGCTCGAGCCAGATGTGGGTGGCGGGCCGCGGCACCATCAACCGGCCCTCGGACGGCACGCCGCGCTCGGTGGCGAACCACTGGGGCGTCTTCGCGGGCGCGGGCGGCGGACGCTCCCGCGCGCCGGGCAGCTGCGTCGCCGAGTACGACGAGTGCTTCCGGCGCAACCCGGACGGAGACGGCTGCGAGGTGGAGCAGGCCCTCTTCGACACGGCGGTGACGGGGGGCGACACGACCAGCGACGTCGACGGGGACGGTATGGCGGACGCGTGCATCCGGAGCGGCGACGACCTCCGCTGCCGCGTCTCCAACGCGGAGTCCTGGGGCGGCTTCCACTGGCGCAACGACGCCTTCGGCGACGACGACGGCTTCGACGCGCCGATGCGCTGGTCGACGGTCCGGATGGGCGACCTGAGCGGCGACGGGCTCGCCGACGTCTGCGCGCGCTTCGCCGCGGGCGTGCGCTGCTGGCCTTCGACGCCGGACGGAATGGGCGCGCCCTTCGACGGACCGACGCTCGCCGACGCGGGAGGCTGGCGGGGCGCGCCCTATGGCTCGACCCTGCGCGTGGCCGACTTCGACGGAGACGGCCTCGACGATCTCTGCGTGCGGCGCTCGACCGACCTGCGCTGCTTCCGCTCGACGGGCGAGGGCTTCGAGGAGCCGGTGATCGGGCCCGCGTGGAGTGACGCGGACGGCTTCGACCAGCCCGCGCAGTACGCGACGATCCGGATGGGCGACCTGGACGGAGACGGCCGCGCGGACGTGTGCGCGCGACGCGCGAGCGGGGTCGAGTGTCACCTCTCCACGGGGGACGCGTTCGGGCCCGCGATCGCCGGACCGGCCTGGAACAACCGGCTCGGCTTCGACCGCGTTCGCTACTGGAGCACGATGCGCATGGCGGACGTGAACGGCGACGGGCGCGCCGATCTCTGCATCCGCACCTCGACCGACCTCCGCTGCCACTTCTTCGACGGCGCGGCGTTCGGGGACGCGGTGATCGTCGGCGATCTCGCCGATGACCGGGGCTGGGCCCAGCACGACAACTACGCCACGATCCGCGCGGGCGACGTCGACGGCGACGGCGCCGACGAGCTGTGCGCGCGGGCCAACGCCGGGATCCGATGCTGGCGCTGGAGCGGCGTGGACGCCGAGCCCGCGTTCAGCCGCTTCAACGGCCCCGCGCTCTCGAACGCCGACGGCTGGGGCGACCCGAAGTACTACCTGTCGCTCCGGCTGGCGGACATGAACGGGGATCGCCGCGCGGACCTCTGCGCCCGCGGAGCCGCCGGGCTTCGCTGCTGGCCCTCGACGGGCCTGGGGTTCGGCGACGCGGTCGCCGTCGACGGCTTCGACGACGCGCGCGGCTTCGACGTCCCCGCGCGCTACGCTTCGTTCACGGTGGCCGGCCCGCGCTGCATGCCCGTGGCCGAGACGTGCAACGGCCGCGACGACGACTGCGACCGCCTGATCGACGAGGGCGCGTGCGGCGACGACGACGCGGGGGCGGCCTCGGGCGACGCGAGCGCGCCCACGAGGGACGGCGGCGCCACCGCGCGCGACGGCGGCTCCGCGCCTCTCCGCGACGCGGGCCCGGACGTGCCGCTCTCCAGCGGGTGCAGCTGCCGCGCGGCCGTCCCGCACGGAGCGCCGGGGGCGACGCTCGGGATGCTCCTCGCGCTCGGAGCCCTGCTCCTGCGGGTCAGGCGCTCCGCGCGCGCGTCTGCGCCTCGTGATGCGCGATCGCCTCGCTGACCGAGGCGAACATGTGCAGGCTGTTTCCGAGCACGAGCCGCGCGGCCGATCCGGCGAAGCGGACCGTCGGGCTGCTCGAGGCCACGTAGATCCGCATCAGATCGGCCCGGTGCCGCTTGATCACCTGGAGGTAGCCCTGGACGACCTCGGTCGAGAACGAGCGCACCGGACCGGTGGCGTCGAAGAGGATCGCGACCGGGCCAGGCACGGAAGCGACCAAGCGCTCGATCGAGGTCAGGAGCTCGGTGATCCCCTCGGCCTCCTGGGGCGCCGAGTCCGTCACCCACAGCCCCGGACTCATCTCCATCCACTCCATCACGGAATGGATACGGCGAGACCGGCCGCGACTGTGGGGTTCGAGCGTCCGCCCCGCGAAGATCAGTCCGGTCCGCCGATCACGGGGGGCGACGGCGGCACGAGGAAGAAGACGTCGCGGCTGTCGAGCTCCGTGAATCCGTCGCCGATGACGCGCACCGTGGCCCGGAAGATCTGGGGCTCGCTCGAGGCCTCGACCGTGTCGTTCTGTCGGACGTAGATGTCGAAGCAGACGCGCGTGTCGGTGGTGACGGACGGGAAGGTGTCGAGCACCCCGTCGTCGTCCCGGTCCTCGGCGCGGCGCCGCGTGCAGCCGCGGACGCGGTCGCCCATCGGGTTCGCTTCGAGGTGGTCGAAGAACGCCGCCTCGGTGTCCACGGCGTCGGTCGGGTCGTCGACGAACTGCGCCGTGATGTCGAGGCGGCTCTGCTCGGCGAGGATCTGGATGTTGTTGACCACGCCGGCCGAGATCATGCCGCCCGTGTAGTCCTCGACGAGCGGCCGGCCCATGAAGTCGGTGGTGCCGGTGTCCCGCGCGAGCGCCTCGAGGTCGGCGCGCGCGCCGCCGCCGAAGCCGCCGGTCTGGGCGATGCCCGTGATGCGGACCCGGTTCGCGTTGGCCTGCGCGACCACGTCGTCGTAGTCGACCGCGCCGGGCACGCCGCTGTACGGCTCGGAGCCCATGGGCCCGTTGTGCATCTGGATGTCGCTGATGAGCACGATGATCGGCACCGCGTCGTTCCGGAAGCAGGCGTAGCCGAAGGTGTCCATGCGGCAGGGGCCGAAGCGCGAGTCCGCCCGCGCCGGCACGCCGTTGAGCGAGTTGCCCGTCACCGCCGACCACACCGCCTGGCCGTGGCTCTCCGGGCCGTCACCGCCGCCCGCCGGCTCGTACGAGGCGTTCGCCGCGCCCATCGCCATCGCGGTGTCGTTGGTCATGTCCAGGTAGTGCTCGTAGGGCAGGTCGCCGGACGAGCCGTAGCTGCCGATGGGGTAGTCGCGGAAGCCGCCGAGCCCGAACCACGCGTCCGGGATCACGCCGCGGATCCGGGTGATGAGGTCCGCGATGCCGGTCTTGAGCGAGTCGATCGACGAGCCCATCGAGCCCGTCTCGTCCATCAGGAAGTAGACGTCCGCCTTGGCGATGCTCGTCGCGAAGTCGAGCGTGTCCTGCGGCGGCATCGGCGCCTCCATGTAGGGCACGACGAAGACGAAGTCGCCGAGGTTGCGCGGGTTGTCCATCGGGTCGAGCGGATCGGTGCCCGCGGCGCGCTCGATGAGATCGGTGACGCCGTCGCCGTCGCTGTCCGCGCGGGTGGGGTCGAGACCGATCTCCCACTCGAGCCGATCCGAGAGGCCGTCGTCGTCGCTGTCCGGATCGCGGAAGTCGGGGATGGTGTCGCCGTCCGAGTCGACGGGCGGCGAGAAGACGTCGTCGTCCCCCGCCTCGACCGCGTCGGGGATGCCGTCGTCGTCGCTGTCGAGGTCCTCGTGGTCGAGCAGGCCGTCGCGGTCGGTGTCCGGACCGAACTCGTCGCCGTCCATGATGAGGTCGTTGTCGGAGTCGGGGTCCCGGTAGTTCGGCCGCTCGTCTCCGTCGCTGTCGGCGGGCGGGTCGAGCACGCCGGCGAGCTCCTGCTCGTCGCGGACGAGATCGTTGTCGTCGTCGAGATCCGCGTAGTTGGGGATGCGGTCGAGGTCGAAGTCGCCCACGCCCTCGATCTGATCGGGGTAGCCGTTGTTGTCCGAGTCGAGGTCGAGGTAGTCGGGGCGCGTGTCGAGGTCGGAGTCGCGCGGCTCGGTCGCGAGGTCGGTGTCGCCCGCCTCGTCCCGGTCGAGGATGCCGTCACCGTCCGAGTCGTCGTCGAGGTAATCCGGTGTGCCGTCCCCGTCGGTGTCGCGCCGGAGGGCACGCCCCTCGTCCTCGTCGGAGATGAAGTCACCGTCCGAGTCGGCGCCGGGGGGCACCGCGCCGTCGCCGAGGCCAGCGTCGCCTACGGCGCCGCCGTTGTCACACCCGCCCAGGACCAGGAGAAGAAGGAAGATCGAGCCGAGTGGCATGCGTCGCATGGCCTGACTCTACTCCCGCTGCCGGGTCCGTTCGAGAGGCGTCGGCGCGATGGCTCACTCGTCGCGTCGGACGGCGGGCGGGGCGCGTCTCAGGCGTGCGATCGGGAACGGCTTCCAGGTCGCGGTCTTGCGCGCTCCTGCCCCGAGACGCCGCAGACAGTCCGCGAGCGCCGCCTGATCGATCGTGCCGTCGGCGCGGCGCGCCTGCTCGGTGCAGCGCCTCCGCGCGTCGTCGGCTCCCGATCCAGCTCGGTCCCCGCGCGGCTCGGACTCCGAGGGCTCGGCCTCGGCCGCGGGCGGGTCCACGTCGGGGGTGACCGGCGACGCGGTGGCGCCCCCGATCGTCCCGAGGCCGCCCAGGCCGATGGTGCCCTCGCCCACGCCTCCGCCGCCTCGCCCATAGCCCGTGCCGGAGCCCGAGCCGTAGCCGAGCGCGTCGAGCTGTCCCCGCAGCGCGCGTCGCGCGGGTGCGGCGGGTCGCGGAGCCAGGGAGGGAGTCGGCGACGGACCGCGTGAGGTCGTCGACCCGCGGCTGCCCTGGGCGTTCGCCTCCCGGGCGCGCTCCTGCCCGGCCGGGCTCTGCTGCGGCTGGTGCACCGTCGCCTGCGCCGGCTCGTCCACCCGGTAGCCCTCGTCGATGGCCAGGAACGCCGTCCACTGCGTCAGCAGGTGATGCCGCAGGCCGAGCTGCGTGACCTCCTCCTGCAGCGCCTCGTTCGGCTGCAGCGCCATCGCGGTCATCAGGTCGCGGATGCGGGTGCGGGCCCAGACGGATCCGAGCTCCGGGCGCGCTTCGCCCTCGGAGGGGAGCGACACCGAGACGCGCTGCGTGAACGGGCGGCCCGCGAGCCGACCGCGGATCGTGATCTCACCCCGCCCACCCGAGGCGTAGCGGCCGTGGACCACGAGCGGCCGGTCCGCATAGAGGTCCGGCAGCCGGCGCGGGTAGGCGCCCTGCACCTCGAGGTCGCCCCAGTCCACGCGGAGATCGGTCAGGTAGGGGCTGGCGATGCGCTCGTGGAAGCGGTCGGCCGCCGCCTCGGGCGACTCGTCGAGCGTGACCACCTGCACGTCGCCGCGCCCCACCTCGGCCAGCCGCGTCAGGAGGTAGCGGTTGACGGCGGAGCCCACGCCGAAGCCGAAGACACGCGACTGCCCGAGCCGCTGATGCACCTCCCGGAAGACTTCGGTCTCGTTCCCGATGAAGCCGTCCGTCATCAACAGCACCACGCGCATCCGGCCGTCCTCGGCCTCCGGCTCGAGGGCCGCGCGCACGCCGCGCAGCATCTCGGTCGCGCCGAGGGCGCGCATCTCGTCCACGAAGCGCCTCGCGCGGGACAGGTTCTCCTCGCTCGCAGGGAGCGCCGCGTCCGAGAGCGCGCTGGTGGTGTCCGAGAAGCTGAGCACGCGGAAGGTGTCGGTCGGGCGCAGCCCCCCGAGCGCGCGCTGCATCGCGGCCTTGGCCAGCTCCATCGGCCGGCCGTGCATCGAGCTCGACGTGTCCACCACGAAGACGACCTCGCGCGGCATGACCTCGTCCTCGGGCACGTTCAGGCGCGGGTGCAGGGCGAGCGAGAAGTGGCCGCGCTCCCCCTCCTCGGGCGGGCTCGCGAGCACGGAGACGGTCGGCGCCTCGCCCGCGATGGCGAAGCGCACGTCGAGATCGCGGTCCGGCGCCGCGGCCTCGGCGAGCGAGACGTGCGCCGCGCGGCCGCGCCGCTCCACCTCGATCTCGTGGGTGGGCGAGCGCACGCCGCGGAGCTCCGCGCCGACGTCGGCGTCGATGGTGACCTCCACGCGATCGGGCCGCTCCCCGCCCGGCGCGAGCACGACCTGGCGGGTCGGCGCGTCGTCGCTCGCGCCCTGCTCGGGCTGGTAGCGCGCGCCCGCGACCATCGGATAGACGAAGCGGTAGCTGCCCTCCTCGTAGGGCAGGACCTGCGTGTAGTGGAGCGTGACCCGGATGGCGTCGCCGGGCCGGATGTTGGCCACCGACTGGCGGAAGAGGTTCGGGCGCTCCTGCTCGAGCAAGCTCGCGAGCACCCCGCGCTCTCGCGCGTCCTCGTATCGCTCCCGCGCCTCCTGGCGGCGGTGGATCTGCGCGCGCACCACGCGGTCGCCGGCCCGCATCTCCATCGCGTCCACCGCCGCGTCGTCCGGGAGCGGGAAGAGATAGACCGCCTCGACCGCGCGGTCGTAGGGGTTCTGAAAAGTCTGCTCGACGCGCACCCGGGCCACGAAGCCGCTGACGTCGGCGTGCACGCGCGTGCCCTGCAGCGGGAAGCCGGCGATCTCCTCGTCCCGGGGCTCCTCGTTCAGCTGCAAGGTGCCTTCACTCGGCCGCTCGTCCTCCTCGGCCGGCGGCTCGGTCGCGAGCACGCGCCCGTTGTGCTGCGCGTTGCCACCCCACATGTGCCAGCCGTCGAAGCTCACGTCCGAGACCTCGAGGCCGACCACGCCCCCGCGCGCGGTGCTCGCGTAGACCCAGCCGTGCCCGACGGTGGGCTGCGCCGCGATCGGCTCGCCGACGTCGTACGCCCAGGCGGTCATGCCCGTGTCGATGTCGAGGCCGAAGAGGTGACCGTCCTGCGTGCCGAAGACGAGCTGACTCCCCGCCACGGCCGGCGGGCTCGCTGGACGCGAGCGCGTGTCGTTCGTGTAGCGGCGGCGCCAGAGCAGCTCCCCCGACTCGGCGTCCCGGCAGTGCACCTCGTTCCCGATGGTCTGGTAGGCGCGCCCCTCGATCACCGTCGCGCGGGATCCCTCGTATCGCCAGCCGCGTTGCACGTCCGGATCCGGTCGTCCCGCCACGTACGCCGCGGGCACCGGGTCGTGCTCCCGCTCGGTCCGCCCGTTCGCCTTGGCGAGCACGACGGCGCGCTCCACCACCTGCCGCTCGCCTTCGAGGGCCTCGCGGCGCCGCACCGTGACGTGCACCTCGTCGTGATGGATCCACGGCGCGCTCGTCGCGTGGACGCGCCGACGCCAGCGCACCCGGCCCGTGCGCTGGTCCACGCGATAGACCGTGCCGCGCATGGTCGTGAAGTACGCGTCGCCGTCCATCAGGATCGGCGCGTTCATCACGTCGCCGTCGACCGGGATGCTCCAGCGCGGCGCCCCGTTTCCGAGCGCGAGCGCGGTGAAGCCGTAGCGCCGCCCGTCCCCCGTGCCCCAGCCGGTGGTGCCGGCCTCGAGCCCGCCGGGCGACTGGCCGTCGATGAGGTGACCGGAGAACACGAGGCCGTTGGCCGCGGCGGGCTGGCTCATCAGCGGGTCGCCGAGCCAGCGACTCCAGCGCTGCCGCCCGGTGTCCGCGTCCACCGCGAACAGGGTGCAGCTCTCGGTGTTGAAGAGGATCTTGCCGTCCTCGAGGATGGCGGCCGAGGGCCCCCCGTCGGGCGCGGACGCGGTCCACTCGCTCTCGCCGGTGCGCGCGTCGTAGGCGAAGACCTGGTGGCTCGAGAAGCCGCCGCCCACGTAGACCTTCCCGCCGCCGTAGATGGGCGTGAGCAGATGCTGCAGGCCGCCGCGCGTGCGCGCGAACCAGCCGCGGTGGTAGCCGTCGAAGGTGAACCGGCTGGTCTGCCCGACGTGGGTGGTCGGGATGTTCAGCGCCCGCGGGGCCATGCGGCTGGTGAGCGCGACGGTGTCGGCGGGCACGGCGGGCTCGAGCGGCGCCTCGGCGGCCCCGGCCAGCTCCTCCACGTCGGGAGGAGGCACGACCTCGTCCCCCGTGGTGACGCGCGCCTCGTTCTGTCGCGACGAGGGTGAATCAGAGGCGCCCTGCGGCGTCCCACTGCTCGTGCCGCACCCGATCGCGACCGCGATCAGCGAGAGCGTCTGGCACGCACGTGTCCAACCGCGGCGGGCGCTCCGCCGTCCAAGAGTGCTTCGGTTCATCCCTCTCCTCCGGAGCGGTGCAACCGCGCAGACCGGAGACAGCTTGGGTACGGTTCGGCGATGGACGAGATCACCGTCGACGACCGACTGGACGAGTGGGCGGACGCGTGGCGTGCGTGCCGGCTCCAGGCGCCGGCCGATCAGTGGCGCGCCGAGTGCGAAGCCGACTGGGCGGAGGACGCGGTCCTGCACCTCGAGTCGCTGGACACCCCCGACTGGCGGGCGGCCCGGGTCGAGCGTGACGCGCTCGCGCGATCGGCGGACGCGTGGTTCGCGGCGCTCGCGCTGGCGCTCCGCGATCGGCGACATCGGGTCTGGACCGGCGCGCTCGACGCGCTCACCGAGCTGGGGCCATCGCGACGGGCGGAGCTGGAGAGCGCGCTGTGCAGCCTCGTCGAGACCCCGCCGCCGGCGGCCTACGAGGGCGCGCCGGCCTCCATCGCGTCACGCCATCGCGGCGTCACCGGGCACCCTTGGTCGGCCGACGGGCTGGCCCGCCTGGCGGAGCTGACACGCGATCCGCGCCCCGTGGTCGCGGCGGGCGCCGCCTTCGTGCTGGGACGACCGCGGTTCCTCGCGGAGGGGATGGAGGCGCTGTCGGCGTGGAGTCTGCGCGACGATCTCCCCGAGAGCGCGCTCGACCTCCTCGAGCACCTCGTCCCCGCGCTCGAGAGTCACCTCGGCGCGCCCCGGAGCGGCGACGCCCGGATCGAGCGGCTGCGCTCCTTGCTCGCTACATCTGCGAGCGGTTGAGGCGGCCGTGCGCCGTGATGCCGGCGTTCGTGTAGTGGAACTCGAGCACGTTCGGATCGTTGGTCGCGCGGAGCTCCACGCGGCCGCCCTGCGGACAGCGCTCGTGCCCGAAGCGCACCGACTCCTGCACGATGAGCGACGGCTGTCCGAAGCCGCTCGTGCAGGTCCACGTGCCGCTGCAGCCGATGGCGCCGTACTCGAACGTGCCGCACTGCCCGCCGCCCTCGACGATCGTGGCGTCGATGTCCATCTCGGTCGGCGCGTTGGGCATGGCCGAGGTGACCTCGGCCAGCCCGCGCCAGTGCCCCGAGTAGTGATCGGAGGGCGCGGCCTGCACGGGCGCCGCCGTCTGGGGAGGCGGCGCGGCTTCGGAGGATCCACACGCGACGAGCAGCAGCGCGGCGAAGAGCGAGAGTCGTGTCGACATGGGGGCGAGGATACCAGGGCCGAGCGCTGGACGGACCTCGAGAAAGGCGGCCGCGCTGGCGAATGGTCAGCCGTGCCTACTTCGACACCATGTGCCTTCGCCCTTCGGCTCGAGCGCGGTGATCCGTGGAGCGCGTCGACGCTCGCTGGGGCGGGGTGCGACGAGAGCGTCTCACCATCGGCGGCGACCAGGTCGTGTGTCGCGTCGCGGGCGAGGGCCCCGTGCTCTTGCTCGTGCACGGAATGGCGGGGAGCTCCGAGACGTGGCGATTCGTGATGCCCGCGCTCGCCGAGCGCTTCACCGTGATCGCCCCCGACCTCCTGGGGCAGGGTGAGTCGGACAAGCCGCGCGGCGAGTACTCGCTGGGCGCGCACGTCGACACCCTGCAGCGCGTCCTGGACGAGCTGGGGCACGATCGCGCCACCCTCGTCGGCCAGTCGCTCGGCGGTGGTGTGGCGATGCAGTTCGCCCATCAGCTCCCGGCTCGCTGCGAGCGGCTCGTCCTCGTCAACGCCGGCGGCCTCGGTCGCGAGGTCAGCGCGTACCTCCGGCTGTTGACCCTGCCCGGCGCCGAGCGGCTCTTCCCCCTCCTGTCTCCGGCTTGGGTGCGAGGCGTGGGGGAGCGCGTGTTCGCGCGGCTGGAGCGAATGGGCGTGCAGCCATCGCCCGCCGCCAGCGAGATCTGGCGGAGCTACCTGTCGCTCACGGACCCCGCCAGCCGCCACGCCTTCTTCCGCAGCCTCCACGACGTCATCGACCTGGGCGGGCAGGCGGTGAGCGCCCTCTCCTGGGTCGCGCGCACGACGCACCTCCCGACCTTGATCGTCTGGGGCGCCACCGACCCCTTCATCCCACCCAGTCATGGTGAAGTCGCGCACGCCGCCATGCGGGGAAGTCGCCTCGTGGTGTTCGAGGACGTCGGGCACTACCCGCACTGCGAGGCGCCCGACCGGTTCGTCGCGGTCGTGCGGGAGTTCCTCGACGCCACCGGCCTCCCACCCGGGTGAATCCGCGCCAGGGCGGCGCCAGAGAGGGGCTGTTCTGGCCGCGCCGAGCGCGTACGTCCTCTCCGTGTCGCGCGCCGTGGGCGCCGGAGAACGGGGGACGAGATGAGGACGCACCGAGCCGTCATGGGGCTGCTGGCCGGACTGAGCACGGCGGCGGCGCTCGTCGCCGTGGGCTGCGGTGGCGCGGCTCCGCCTCATCGCGCGCAGGCCGAGACGATGGCCGCGATGCGCAGCGCCCACGATCTGGGCGCGGACGCGCAGCCGCAGGCCTCGTACCACCTCGAGCTCGCGGAGGAGCAGCGCTCCGAGGCGGAGCGAGCGATCGAGCGAGGTCAGATGCTGCGCGCCGAGCGCTTGCTGCGTCAGGCCGAAGCCGACGCCGAGCTGGCCATCGCGCTCACCCGAGAGGCGTCGATGGAGCGCGAAGCCGCGGAGGCCCGCGACCGCATCCGTCAGATGCGGTCGCGGCATCTTCAGGGCCCCGAAGAGGGCTCGTAGAGACGCTCGTAGAGACAGAGCAGCAGGTTCGCAGGAGGACCCGATGACCCGTATTCAACACGCCGCGCTGACGGCTCTCGCGATCGCAGTCGGAGGATGCGGGGCCAGCATCTCACCGCGGCTCGTCGAGGCGCGAGGCACGCTGAGCGACGCCGAGGGGAGCCTGGCCGCGCGCCTCGAGCCGGACGAGCTACTCGAGGCACAGCGGCTGCTCGCGCTCGCGGAGCAGCAAGCGGACGGCTCCGAGGCGGAGCGACACTACGCCTACCTCGCCGACCGTCACGCGCAGGTCGCGATGGCGCATGCGCGGACCGCTCACCTGCGCGCCCAGGTCACCGCAGAACAGGACGCGTACATCGACGAGCTCGAGGACACGACCATCGCGCGGAGCCGGGCCCTCGACGCGCAGGGGCGCGCGCTCGCCGACGTGCAGAGCCAGCTCTCGGACGTGCGCACCGCGCTCGGCGAGCGGGGGAGCACCCTCGACGCGCAGACCCGCGAGCTGCGGGAGCGAGAGCGGGAGCTCGCGCAGCGCGAGGCCGAGCTGCGGGCGGAGCGTGAGCGGCGCGAGGAAGCGGAGCGCCGCGCGGCGGAGGCGATGGCGCGCCTCAGCGAGCTGGCGCAGATCCGTGAAGAGGCGAACGAGACGGTCATCACGCTGAGCGGCGAGGTGCTCTTCGAGACCAACCGCGCCGAGGTTCGGGGCACGGCGCAGCGGCGGCTCGAGGCCGTGGCGGCGGCGCTGCAGGCGCAGCCCGACCGTCGCATCACGGTGGTGGGCCACACGGACACCCGCGGCAGCGCCACGCACAACGAGGAGCTGTCACGCCGTCGCGCGGAGGCGGTGATGGGCTTCCTCGTCGAGCAGGGCATCCCCGCCGAGCGCATCTCCGCCCTCGGGCGCGGGGAGAGTCAGCCGATCGCGCCGAACGACACCCCGGAGGGGCGCGCGAACAACCGCCGGGTCGAGATCGTGCTGAGCGCCCGCGCGGAGGCGGCCTCACAAGAAGCCGCAGAGGCGCGGTGATCCCTCACTCGGCGTACTCGAACGCGCCGAGGGTGAACGGGGCCACGCGCGGCACACCGTGGAAGTCGGTGGCCGCGTGCTCGCTCCACCCCGCGGGGTCGGCGCCCACGTCGAGCGACCCGCCGGCGGGCCGGGCGTCTCCTTCGGCGAAGGGCGCGTCATGCGTGCTCACCTCGACGGCGTCGTAGCCGCCGAAGTCGGAGAAGCCCGAGCCGCTCACGTTGACGTGATCGAAGCGCGTGGCCGGGTCGAGCGAGAACCCGAGCTCCTCGTTCGCGAAGCCATCGACGCCCGCGAAGACGCAGTTGAGCAGCTCGGTTCCGTCGTTGCCGCGGCGGACGCGGAAGAGCCGCGAGCCGCCGATGAAGGTCGAGTGGATGAAGCGATTGCGGGACGCGACGCCGGCGCCGCCCTGGTCACGAAAGAACACGTTGTACTGACAGTCGCGCACGATCAGGTTCACGAAGTCGTTGTCGTGCCCGGCGTCGACCAGATCTCCGGCCGACTCGTCGCCCGCGCCGTCGTCCCAGTCGTTGAAGACCACGCCCGCGTAGGCGTCCGTGACGACGATGTTCTGGAAGAGGTTGTCGCTCGCGCCGTTGGAGAGCGTGATGGCGGTGCTCCACTCGACCGGGCTGTCCCGCCGCACGACGCCGTTCTTGATGGTGTTGCGCTGACAGCCGCCGAACTGGAGCTCGACGTTCGTGTTCGTCACCGTGAA from Sandaracinaceae bacterium encodes the following:
- a CDS encoding VIT domain-containing protein, which codes for MNRSTLGRRSARRGWTRACQTLSLIAVAIGCGTSSGTPQGASDSPSSRQNEARVTTGDEVVPPPDVEELAGAAEAPLEPAVPADTVALTSRMAPRALNIPTTHVGQTSRFTFDGYHRGWFARTRGGLQHLLTPIYGGGKVYVGGGFSSHQVFAYDARTGESEWTASAPDGGPSAAILEDGKILFNTESCTLFAVDADTGRQRWSRWLGDPLMSQPAAANGLVFSGHLIDGQSPGGLEAGTTGWGTGDGRRYGFTALALGNGAPRWSIPVDGDVMNAPILMDGDAYFTTMRGTVYRVDQRTGRVRWRRRVHATSAPWIHHDEVHVTVRRREALEGERQVVERAVVLAKANGRTEREHDPVPAAYVAGRPDPDVQRGWRYEGSRATVIEGRAYQTIGNEVHCRDAESGELLWRRRYTNDTRSRPASPPAVAGSQLVFGTQDGHLFGLDIDTGMTAWAYDVGEPIAAQPTVGHGWVYASTARGGVVGLEVSDVSFDGWHMWGGNAQHNGRVLATEPPAEEDERPSEGTLQLNEEPRDEEIAGFPLQGTRVHADVSGFVARVRVEQTFQNPYDRAVEAVYLFPLPDDAAVDAMEMRAGDRVVRAQIHRRQEARERYEDARERGVLASLLEQERPNLFRQSVANIRPGDAIRVTLHYTQVLPYEEGSYRFVYPMVAGARYQPEQGASDDAPTRQVVLAPGGERPDRVEVTIDADVGAELRGVRSPTHEIEVERRGRAAHVSLAEAAAPDRDLDVRFAIAGEAPTVSVLASPPEEGERGHFSLALHPRLNVPEDEVMPREVVFVVDTSSSMHGRPMELAKAAMQRALGGLRPTDTFRVLSFSDTTSALSDAALPASEENLSRARRFVDEMRALGATEMLRGVRAALEPEAEDGRMRVVLLMTDGFIGNETEVFREVHQRLGQSRVFGFGVGSAVNRYLLTRLAEVGRGDVQVVTLDESPEAAADRFHERIASPYLTDLRVDWGDLEVQGAYPRRLPDLYADRPLVVHGRYASGGRGEITIRGRLAGRPFTQRVSVSLPSEGEARPELGSVWARTRIRDLMTAMALQPNEALQEEVTQLGLRHHLLTQWTAFLAIDEGYRVDEPAQATVHQPQQSPAGQERAREANAQGSRGSTTSRGPSPTPSLAPRPAAPARRALRGQLDALGYGSGSGTGYGRGGGGVGEGTIGLGGLGTIGGATASPVTPDVDPPAAEAEPSESEPRGDRAGSGADDARRRCTEQARRADGTIDQAALADCLRRLGAGARKTATWKPFPIARLRRAPPAVRRDE
- a CDS encoding alpha/beta hydrolase: MRRERLTIGGDQVVCRVAGEGPVLLLVHGMAGSSETWRFVMPALAERFTVIAPDLLGQGESDKPRGEYSLGAHVDTLQRVLDELGHDRATLVGQSLGGGVAMQFAHQLPARCERLVLVNAGGLGREVSAYLRLLTLPGAERLFPLLSPAWVRGVGERVFARLERMGVQPSPAASEIWRSYLSLTDPASRHAFFRSLHDVIDLGGQAVSALSWVARTTHLPTLIVWGATDPFIPPSHGEVAHAAMRGSRLVVFEDVGHYPHCEAPDRFVAVVREFLDATGLPPG
- a CDS encoding DUF4398 domain-containing protein; the protein is MRTHRAVMGLLAGLSTAAALVAVGCGGAAPPHRAQAETMAAMRSAHDLGADAQPQASYHLELAEEQRSEAERAIERGQMLRAERLLRQAEADAELAIALTREASMEREAAEARDRIRQMRSRHLQGPEEGS
- a CDS encoding OmpA family protein — its product is MTRIQHAALTALAIAVGGCGASISPRLVEARGTLSDAEGSLAARLEPDELLEAQRLLALAEQQADGSEAERHYAYLADRHAQVAMAHARTAHLRAQVTAEQDAYIDELEDTTIARSRALDAQGRALADVQSQLSDVRTALGERGSTLDAQTRELRERERELAQREAELRAERERREEAERRAAEAMARLSELAQIREEANETVITLSGEVLFETNRAEVRGTAQRRLEAVAAALQAQPDRRITVVGHTDTRGSATHNEELSRRRAEAVMGFLVEQGIPAERISALGRGESQPIAPNDTPEGRANNRRVEIVLSARAEAASQEAAEAR